Proteins co-encoded in one Pseudarthrobacter chlorophenolicus A6 genomic window:
- a CDS encoding PfkB family carbohydrate kinase: MRIVVVGDVMLDVDLSGEATRLSPDAPVPVVDVYGIRSRAGGAGLVARMLAGEGWPVTLVTVFGDDDAGRQLRDHLEGVRVVSGPSGHPTPVKTRVRAGSQAVVRVDQGCGKPPVPGISAGMLRAVEEAGAIIVADYGRGMAANPELRHLLARRTAEVPVIWDPHPSGPDPVPGVAVVTPNLAEATKAAAAFASSAPGDGAPGGPAAVVGRILLERWQSAAVLVTKGAEGAVLLQRDSVSPLDVPAPRVEAGDPCGAGDRLAAGLAVHLLAGSALPEAAELAVNDAADFLGAGGVAALPDRGSGHGLPREGGGYTPASPGAPAAQPEDGPTPLHRSAEPLLLARAVRGNGGTVVATGGCFDLLHAGHVRSLAAARKLGDCLIVCLNSDSSVRRLKGPERPIISQQDRAELLLAMECVDAVMVFDEDTPEAALDRLRPDLWVKGGDYKGSRLPEAELVESWGGRCVTVPYHPARSTTGLADALAKVG; the protein is encoded by the coding sequence CATGCTGGCCGGGGAAGGCTGGCCCGTCACGTTGGTGACGGTCTTCGGCGATGACGACGCCGGGCGGCAACTGCGCGACCACCTCGAGGGCGTGCGGGTAGTTTCCGGCCCCAGCGGCCACCCCACGCCGGTGAAGACCCGGGTGCGGGCCGGCTCGCAGGCGGTGGTCCGGGTGGACCAGGGGTGCGGCAAGCCACCGGTACCGGGAATATCGGCTGGCATGCTCCGGGCCGTGGAGGAAGCCGGTGCCATCATTGTGGCCGACTACGGCAGGGGCATGGCAGCCAACCCGGAGCTCCGCCACCTGCTTGCCAGGCGCACGGCGGAAGTGCCCGTTATCTGGGACCCGCATCCATCCGGGCCGGATCCGGTGCCGGGAGTCGCCGTGGTGACGCCCAACCTGGCGGAGGCCACCAAAGCCGCCGCCGCTTTCGCGAGCTCCGCTCCAGGTGACGGCGCCCCCGGCGGCCCGGCAGCCGTCGTCGGACGCATCCTGCTTGAACGCTGGCAGAGCGCCGCGGTCCTGGTGACCAAGGGGGCAGAAGGGGCAGTGCTCCTGCAGCGCGACAGCGTGTCCCCACTGGATGTTCCGGCGCCCCGGGTGGAAGCCGGGGATCCCTGCGGGGCAGGTGACCGCCTGGCGGCCGGCCTTGCAGTCCACCTCCTGGCCGGCAGCGCCCTGCCCGAAGCAGCGGAGCTGGCCGTCAACGATGCCGCCGACTTCCTGGGCGCCGGCGGCGTCGCCGCCCTGCCTGACCGGGGCTCTGGCCACGGCCTGCCCCGGGAAGGCGGCGGGTACACCCCGGCATCACCCGGTGCGCCGGCGGCACAACCCGAGGACGGCCCGACGCCGCTCCACCGTTCCGCCGAGCCGCTGCTGCTGGCCCGCGCCGTCCGCGGCAACGGTGGAACGGTGGTGGCCACCGGCGGCTGCTTCGACCTGCTGCACGCCGGCCACGTGCGCTCGCTGGCCGCCGCCCGGAAACTCGGCGACTGCCTCATCGTCTGCCTGAACTCGGACAGCTCGGTCCGGCGGCTCAAGGGCCCGGAAAGGCCCATCATCAGCCAGCAGGACAGGGCCGAATTGCTGCTGGCCATGGAGTGCGTGGACGCCGTGATGGTGTTCGACGAGGACACCCCGGAAGCTGCCCTGGACCGGCTTCGTCCCGACCTCTGGGTCAAGGGCGGGGACTACAAAGGCTCCCGGCTGCCTGAAGCGGAGCTCGTGGAGAGCTGGGGCGGCCGGTGCGTGACTGTTCCCTACCATCCGGCGCGGTCCACCACCGGGTTGGCCGATGCCCTCGCCAAGGTGGGCTGA
- a CDS encoding SDR family oxidoreductase, with protein sequence MTADANNPGRVLVTGGASGLGAAVVEAVLKAGGTPVVLDRDISSVSGVKAFEVDVADRPAVEAAVREAADTVGGLDGVVTAAGIDRCGKLADVEATEWEKVIGVNLMGTVSVVRAALPYLKDTHGRVITVASTLGKRAVADATAYCASKFGVVGFSHALAAETGGEIGVTTIIPGGMKTRFFDDRTEQYKPQDDSRLNDPANTAQAILFALNQPRGCEIREMLICHEEEGSWP encoded by the coding sequence ATGACTGCAGATGCCAACAACCCCGGACGCGTACTGGTTACCGGAGGTGCTTCCGGACTGGGGGCCGCCGTGGTCGAAGCCGTCCTGAAGGCCGGCGGGACGCCCGTGGTGCTGGACCGCGACATCAGCAGCGTGTCCGGCGTAAAGGCGTTCGAAGTGGACGTTGCCGACCGGCCGGCCGTGGAAGCGGCGGTCCGCGAGGCAGCTGACACGGTGGGCGGCCTGGACGGCGTGGTCACCGCAGCCGGCATTGACCGCTGCGGCAAGCTCGCCGACGTGGAGGCCACCGAATGGGAGAAGGTCATCGGGGTGAACCTGATGGGCACCGTCTCCGTGGTGCGCGCCGCGCTGCCCTACCTGAAGGACACCCACGGCCGCGTCATCACTGTCGCCTCCACGCTGGGCAAACGCGCCGTGGCCGATGCCACCGCCTACTGCGCCTCCAAGTTCGGAGTAGTGGGTTTCAGCCACGCCCTGGCGGCCGAAACCGGAGGCGAGATCGGCGTGACCACCATCATCCCCGGCGGCATGAAGACCAGATTCTTCGATGACCGCACCGAACAGTACAAGCCGCAGGACGATTCACGCCTGAACGATCCCGCCAACACCGCCCAGGCCATCCTGTTCGCGCTGAACCAGCCCCGGGGCTGCGAAATCCGCGAAATGCTGATCTGCCACGAGGAAGAAGGGTCCTGGCCCTAA
- a CDS encoding aldehyde dehydrogenase family protein, with amino-acid sequence MPTTAIDTAAGPDTAGSGGITITDPRTGEVLWTVPEAAPEAVNHAVEVARRATPEWAATAPEDRGAALKAAARALDTAAQELAGLNASETGRPVEEALAGIGAAVSTLEQYAELAPVHRGHSLRGNRLAADYTVAEPRGVAVLLTPWNDPVAVACGLIGAALATGNTVIHKPSERCPRLGEALGEVLAPAFPPGVFLTVSGGAGVGALLSQSEVDVLAHVGSSASGARIARAGALTGAHVIRENGGNDPLLVDRDVDPAWAAEQAAIGSFSNSGQICTAVERIYVHRDIAEDFTAALRAEAARRNADGSVAPLVDTRMRDAVHAQVSEALAAGAAAVEGGELPAGPGSFYPATVLVGCTARMQVMTEETFGPVAPVQVVDTFDDGLRLACSGKYGLAATVLSSNIAHIQQAVAALPVGTVKVNAVFGGAPGGAAQPRGDSGAGFGYGPELLDEFSQVKVVHIAAPPAPPAGQGRP; translated from the coding sequence ATGCCCACCACAGCGATCGACACAGCAGCAGGCCCGGACACGGCCGGCTCCGGCGGCATCACCATCACGGATCCCCGCACCGGCGAGGTCCTCTGGACAGTCCCGGAAGCGGCGCCGGAAGCGGTGAACCATGCCGTGGAGGTGGCCCGCCGGGCCACACCGGAATGGGCGGCCACCGCTCCCGAGGACCGCGGGGCAGCGCTCAAGGCCGCGGCCCGGGCACTGGACACCGCCGCGCAGGAGCTGGCGGGGCTCAACGCCAGCGAAACCGGACGGCCCGTGGAGGAGGCGCTGGCCGGTATTGGAGCGGCCGTTTCCACCCTTGAGCAATACGCCGAGCTGGCCCCCGTCCACCGGGGCCACAGCCTCCGCGGCAACCGGCTCGCCGCCGACTACACCGTGGCCGAGCCGCGCGGAGTCGCGGTCCTCCTGACACCGTGGAACGACCCCGTGGCCGTGGCCTGCGGCCTGATCGGCGCGGCACTGGCCACGGGCAATACCGTCATCCACAAGCCAAGTGAACGCTGCCCCCGGCTGGGCGAGGCGCTCGGCGAGGTCCTGGCGCCGGCCTTCCCGCCCGGAGTGTTCCTTACCGTTTCCGGCGGTGCCGGGGTTGGCGCCCTGTTGTCCCAGTCCGAGGTGGACGTACTGGCACACGTGGGCTCAAGCGCATCAGGTGCCCGGATTGCCCGTGCGGGAGCCCTGACCGGCGCACACGTCATTCGGGAGAACGGCGGCAACGATCCGCTCCTGGTGGACCGCGACGTCGACCCCGCCTGGGCAGCGGAGCAGGCGGCCATCGGGTCCTTCAGCAACAGCGGCCAGATCTGCACGGCAGTTGAGCGGATCTACGTCCACCGGGACATCGCGGAGGACTTCACGGCGGCACTCCGCGCAGAGGCCGCCCGCCGCAACGCCGACGGTTCGGTGGCCCCGCTGGTGGACACGCGCATGCGCGACGCGGTCCATGCACAGGTCAGTGAAGCCCTCGCGGCCGGCGCCGCCGCAGTGGAGGGCGGTGAGCTGCCGGCCGGTCCCGGATCCTTCTACCCGGCCACCGTGCTGGTTGGGTGCACCGCACGCATGCAGGTGATGACGGAGGAAACCTTCGGCCCGGTTGCCCCGGTGCAGGTAGTGGACACGTTCGACGACGGCCTGCGGCTCGCGTGCAGCGGCAAGTATGGCCTCGCGGCCACCGTCCTGAGCAGCAACATTGCCCACATCCAGCAGGCCGTGGCGGCCCTGCCGGTGGGCACGGTCAAGGTCAATGCGGTGTTCGGCGGAGCCCCCGGCGGTGCCGCCCAGCCCCGCGGCGACAGCGGAGCCGGGTTCGGCTACGGGCCTGAACTGCTGGACGAGTTCAGCCAGGTCAAGGTGGTCCACATCGCCGCGCCGCCGGCACCCCCTGCCGGACAGGGCCGGCCATGA